AGGTGAAGGAAGAGCGAATCAAGATGCTAACCCGGCGGCTGGCAAAACGAAACGCGACCGGGATGATGATTAGGCTGAATGTATGAACAAGAATAGTCCAGGAAGAATATGAAATAGATGTTGCTCGCAATAGCAAACCCGCTAACCAGGAAATTGATTTTGTTCGTCATACGAAATTCCATTATCATTTGCCTGTCCAGCCCAACCTGATTTCGCATTGTACGCGAGTACAGCTAAAAGCGAATTTACCGCAGCCAAAGCCAATTCAAAATTGGACAGCATAGAATTTCGATTCCGAGGGTAGCAGAATGCGATTAATAGGTGGTGGACTTCTCTTTTTCATATTGGTGCCATTCGTCCAAGCTCAGGAAAAAACCAAATGGCAGCGCATTGCCACTTACGAAGATTCTATCGTGAGTCTTGATATTTCCAACGTAACATTCAGCACATCGTTCAGTGGGCGCGTTCGGTTTCGCCTTGAACTTGCAAAATCTGAACCGGTATCGAAAGGGCAAACTCTCAAATATCGGAGCCTGATTCAAACCATAGATTTCATTTGCGAAGAGAGAAAATATCGTGTGTTTGAGACGCTGATGTTCGATAGCAAAGGCAAACCGTTAGATGTAGAAAAACCTGCCCCCGAAACCCAATGGCAATCTGTAAGAGCCGGAGGCATTATGGAGCAATGGTTGGTTGCCGCGTGTCGCCTCATTGCGGAAAAGAAAGGCAATTCATAAAACACTGGGGGATAAACAATTCGTCGCTCATTCGAGCGCGGTGAAACCGGGAATGGATTTCATTCGCATCATTTCTGCTTGAAGGAAATCAAGGCGCGGTCGGATTGATGGACGCGGTCGAAGAAAGTTTTAACAATCGCATATTGTTTCGGCGTGAAGTTGATGCCGTTTACCAGTAATTTTCTTTCGTAAATGATGTGGTCGCCTGCGCGGGTGAATTTCGCCTGGTAACGCGCCGCGCCGATGTCAACTTCGATGGCTTCGGGCACCTGTTCAATTTCGTAACCATCAGGCGTTTCAATCACCGCCTGTTCGCTCTCTGACCAGGCGAAATGAAACCGCAAATTATTGGCGCGAGTCGCTGATGGTAAAAAATTTTCATCGCGCCGCGTCAGCAATGCCGGTTTTAAAAACAACCGCTTTTCCGTCACCGTCGCGGCTTGCGGCAAGGTGAGATGATAGGCTTCGCTTAACGCGCTCGGCGGTTTCACGGCATCCGAAATCGTCACCGATGATTCGTTAATCGTCGCCGACGGCAAACGGTCGCGCGCCGCCGACAATATCCGCTTGCGCTGTTCTTCGCGGGTGAGTCCCTGCAATTCGTTGCGCAGTTCAAGCGCCCTCAGACCCGTCACTTTCGATTCAACCTGCACTTCGACGCGACCATCGGCAAACGGCGTGACGCGCAATTTCCGGTCTTCGTTATTGCGTTCGCCATCGCTTACAGGAGTTTCGACAAAGCGCCAGTCTTTATCGCCGTACAGCAGAGCCGTCACCGCTTCTTTTTCCCACGCCAGCGACCCCGCTGGACAATATGCGGTGCCGGCGTCGAAAAATTGCAAAGCGCCGTCGCGATTGATAATCACTGCCGCTTCACCATTGAATTGAAAGGCATCGGTGAACGATTGGTGAAAAAGGTTTTCGTCGCGGGTGACGAGTTCAATCACGCGCGCCTCAAATCCTGCGGCTCGCGCCATTGCCACAAACAACCGATTGATTTCGCGCGGCGTGCCATACCGGCGTTTCAAGGTGTCATCGGCGGTATCGTTCTTCTTAAAGTCTTCACTGCTTTCTGCGCCTTCCGGGTCTGCGTCATCGGCTTTGTCTTTATCGCCAAGGTTGCGGATTTCGTTTTGCACATACTTGTAAAGCTTGGCGAGTTTATCTTGCGGGCTATCGGTCGGATTGGTGATGCTTGCCACCACCTGACGAATCGCTTTGCTCGGCGTGGTTTCACCGAGCGCGCGGTAATACATGCGTCGCGCATAATCGCGCCAGTATTTTTCGGGTTTCTGTTCGAGTTCGGTTGAATAGTAGAGCCAGCCCCACATCTTCACAGCAAGTTCCGGTGGCATCATCGGCTCGCGTTTGAACGGGTGAATATCTTCGACATTGATTTTAAAGGCACCGTCCCAGGCGGGATGAAAGCGTTTTTCATCCTTCACATTGAAAGTTACCCAGCGCACATCCGCATTGGTCATAAACGGCGTTTGAATGGTGTAGCTGAGTTGTTTGATGAACAGTTCGGATTGTAAATCGAAGGCAAAATAGCGAAAGCCCTGTGGGTAAGTTTGGCGATAGCGGTATTCGATAATCGTGCCGGGTTCGACGCCCGATAGAGTGAAAACTTTGGCGCGTTCGGTGCGCGTGCTGCTTTTGAAAATCAACTTATCGAAAATATCGCGGTCGGCGACTTCGATAATCGTGCCATCGGGTTTGATGGTGCGGGCGCTGACGTCAGTGATTTTTCCGAGTTCTTTTTTGTAAGGCAATTCAATGTCTGCAAAACGCCGCCCCCGGTCATTGAAAATTTTGATGCGGATGTAGAGGCGAAGACTGGTGCCCTGGTTGTCATCGTCATTGAGCACGCCTTCGCGGAAAAGAATCGCGGCGTCGGCTTCCGCATCGCCCAGGTCTTTGGCAGTGAGGCGCAAATCTTCGGGGGTGACAGGTTTCCACCCTGCCGCCGGTTTTGCTGCGAAGGCAAATGGCGCGACCAGTAAAAATGAAAAGAGAAACATGAATCGGTGTCGCATAACCAATTCACCACGTTGCTGAAACTGCCTGATTAAGATTGCCGAAAAATTCTAGCGTCTGGCTGCTGAAACCAAGCAGATTTTACTCTGCTATCAGCCTTGAGTTCAAAACTTTTATTTCAGGTCATCAAACGTGCTGCCCTGCGGCAAAACCCGATGCCCACGCCCATTGAAAATTGTATCCGCCCAGTTGCCCTGTGACATCCACGACCTCGCCGATGAAATAAAGCCCGGCAACCTCACGCGCTTCCATGGTTTTCGATGAAAGCATACGAGTGTCAACGCCACCTGCTGTGACTTCGGCTTTTTTATAACCTTCGGTTCCGTCCGGCGTGAGTTGCCAGTGCGCGAGTTTCCCCGCGATGGCTGTGAGTTCGTCGTTTGAATAAGTTCGCATCGCGCGCGACGGCGCGAATTGCTCGCACCACATTTGCGCAAAACGACGCGGCAAATGTTCCGAGAGCAGATTGACCAGATGAAGGTCGCTGGTTCGCGCATCCAGTAACAGGCTTTCGGCATCGAGTTCGGGCAGCAGGTTGATTTCAATTGTGTCGCCCGGTTGCCAGTAGGAAGAGATTTGCAAAATCGCGGGACCGCTGAGTCCCCGATGCGTGAGCAACAGATTTTCGCGAAATTCGGCGGCGTTACAACGCGCGATGGCATCAACCGATACGCCGCTCAGATTCATCAAGGCTTCGAGTTTTTGCGGCGCGAAGGTGAGTGGCACAAGCGCCGGGCGCGTCGCTTGAATTGCGAGTCCGAACTGGCGGGCGAGGCGATAGCCGAAATCGCTTGCGCCGATTTTGGGAATCGACAGTCCCCCTGAAGCGATGACCAGCGACGCGCTTTCAACGCGACCTTGCGAGGTTTCGATGATAAACGAATGGGCGGATTTTTCTACGCCAGTGACGCGACAGCCCACACCGATTTCGACACCGGCAAAGCGGCATTCATCCAGGAGCATATTGATAATTTGCTGGGCGCTGCCGTCGCAAAATAATTGTCCGAGTTTCTTTTCGTGATAAGCGATGCGGTGTTTTTCGACCAGCGCGATGAAATCCTGCGGGGTGTAGCGCGCCAGTGCCGATTTGCAAAAATGCGGATTAGCGGAGAGATAATTTTTCGGCGCGGTGTAGAGGTTGGTGAAATTGCAACGCCCGCCGCCGGAAATCAAAATCTTTTTGCCGACTACAGGGTTATGTTCGACGACTAACACCCGGCGACGGCGTTTACCCGCTTCGATGGCGCAAAACAATCCCGCCGCGCCGCCGCCAATGATGATGACATCTTTTGTGATACTCAAATTATTTCCCGGCGTGATAAACCCAAGCTCCGCAGAGCTTTTAACCGTTTTTCAACCCTTTTCTAAAAAATCACTGCGTCAGGGGAAAAACTATAGCAAAAACTTTCGCGCAAAACAGCGTGTTGACTCGACGGAAACGGGGTTTGTTCGGTATCTTGCATCTGTTTCTTTTCACCGCTTCAACTATCAGTGGAAGGGTTTTCCCAAACATCCTTTTTCGAGAGGGATTCACCATGAATAAACCGCGAATTCGTTTGGTCTTTGTACTGTTGATGATTGCGATGATGGTTTCATCATCAACGATGATGACTGCAAAAGTTCTGGCTGCGGATGGCAAAAACCATAAAGCCGCAAACCCTGCCGCGCCTGTCGCCAATGATTACGATACTTCAAATAGTGAAATGCGCCCGCTGATTGAACGCTACGCGGATGACCGCAGCAGCCTCAATCGCTTCTACAATGTGCAAAACTCCGAAGCCCGACGCGCCAAGATGACCAAATTTTATACCGACTGGCTTGCCGAAATCGCTCGTCAGAATTTCGACGCCATGAGTCAGGACGGCAAAGTCGATTATGTGCTCTTTAAAAATCATCTCGAACACGAACTGCGTCAGGTCGATATTCGCGTCAAACAATTTGCCGAAATCGAATCGCTCATTCCCTTCGGCGCGACGATTATGGCGCTCGAAGATGCGCGTCGCCGCCTTGAACCGGTCAACGGTCAAAAGACGGCTGCGCTGTTTACTGACCTGCAAAAACAGGTCGTCGAAAAACGTAAGACGATTGATGCCGCAATCAAAGCCAATAAAGAAAACATCCCGGTGAAAAAGACAGTCGCCAATCGCGCTGCGGTGACGCTTGCGGCACTGCGCAATACTTTGAAAAACTGGTTTACTTTTCACAACGGCTACGACCCGATGTTTACCTGGTGGGTCGCGGAACCTTACAAACAACTTGATAAATCAATCGAAGAGTACGCGGGTTTCCTGCGCGAAAAAGTGGTGGGCGTCAAAGCCGATGACAAAGAAACGATTATCGGCGACCCTATCGGACGCGAAGCCTTGATGAGCGAACTCGAATACGAAATGGTTCCTTACACTCCCGAAGAGTTAATCGCCATCGCCAATAAAGAATTGGACTGGTGCGAAAATGAAATGAAAAAAGCTTCGCGCGAACTCGGTTACGGCGACGATTGGCACAAAGCTCTGGAACATGTAAAGACCTTATATGTTGAACCCGGCAAACAACCCGAACTGGTCAAGCAACTGGCGCTCGAAGCGATTGACTATGTTGAAAAAAATGACCTCGTCACCGTGCCGCCGCTTGCCAAAGAGACCTGGCGCATGGAAATGATGACGCCCGAACGCCAACTCGTCAGTCCGTTTTTCCTGGGCGGCGAAATGATTCAGGTTTCCTATCCGACCAATACTATGGCGCACGAAGCCAAGATGATGAGTATGCGCGGCAACAATATTCATTTTTCGCGTGCCACCGTGCATCACGAATTGATTCCCGGGCATCACCTGCAAGGCTTTATGCGCGACCGTTACAAACCCTATCGCAGTATTTTTGGAACGCCGTTCTGGGGCGAGGGGTGGGCGCTTTACTGGGAGTTGATTTTGTGGGATAGAGGGTTTGCGAAAACGCCGGAAAATAAAATCGGCATGCTGTTCTGGCGTATGCACAGATGCGCGCGAATTATTTTTTCGCTCAGTTTCCATCTCGAAAAGATGACGCCGCAGGAATGCGTTAATTTGCTGGTCAAGCGTGTCGGGCATGAACTCGACAATGCGACAGCGGAAGTGCGCCGGTCGTTTGCAGGCGAATACGGACCGCTTTATCAGGCGGCATATTTGCTCGGCGGCATGCAAATCAAATCGCTCAGAAAAGAGTTGGTGGAAACGAACAAGCTGACCAATCGACAATTTCACGATGCGATTTTGAAAAACAACAGTATGCCGATTGAAATGGTGAGAGCCAGTTTGATGAACGTGAAACTGGCGCGCGATTATAAAACCAATTGGAAATTTTACGGCGAAAATCCTGCCGGTAGATAATCCGGTCAAACTTCAATTCCGGTTGCAACGTATGCAATCGGCGGAGACCGCCATGAATCGTTTAAAAATATTTTTCTCAATCCTGTTGTTCTTAACCGGTATTTGCCTGAGCGCCTTCGCGCAAGATGTACCGAAAACCGTTGTCAAAAGCGCCAAGGCGAAACAGATGCTGCTCGGCACGCACCGCTTCTCTTTGCAGTGGATTAGCTGGGATTATTTCGGCAAAGCGATTGTCAGCGAAAAACGCGGCAGCTTATTCATCACCGGCGAACAGAAAGCGCGAAAGGGCAGCGATTACCTCAAGATGCGTGGCGTGATTACCGAAGTCACGGCAAGCGAATTCAAATTCACCGGCACAGTGGAAATGCGCGTCAGCCACATCAACCAAGGCGAAATCTGCAAACGCGAAGGCGAGTTGACCTTTGCCATCAAAGGCAATCGCCGCTACTGGCGCATGCAGGAGATGGACAACCCTTGCGACCAGGTCACCGATTACGTCGATATTTTCTTCAAGTAAACTTTAGGAATCCAGCAAGACAAATTTTGGAGGCTAACCAGCGAATGCACGTTTATTCACGTACTAAAACATTCTTTGCCATTGTCATCATCATCACTTTGACGATTGCGCCGGTTGCCGCACAACAAGCGGCACGGCAAAAAACTAAAATAGCGCCTGATGCGCAAAGCCTGATGAATCAGATTTCCGCAAACTCTTTGCGCGGACATCTGTCGTTTATCGCATCGGATTTACTCGAAGGTCGCGGCACGCCTTCGCGCGGGCTTGACCTTGCCGCCGAATACATCGCCGCACAATTTCGTCGCGCCGGGCTTGAACCCGCAGGCGATGACGGCTATTTCCAGACCGCCGATTGGAATGAATTGCTGAAAGCGCGAAATCCGAACGCCACGCCCACGACCGAAGGACCAACCAAAGTTCGCAATGTTATCGGCATTCTGCGCGGCGCTGACCCTCTGCTTAAAGACACTTATGTTTTAATCACCGCGCATTACGACCATTTAGGCATTCGCGCGAATCTCGAAGGCGACAAAATTTTCAATGGCGCAAATGATGATGGCAGCGGTACGGTGTCGGTGATAGAGCTTGCATCGGCATTCGCTGCGATGAAAACGCGCCCGAAACGCACTTTGGTATTTATGACTTTTTTCGGTGAAGAACGCGGGCTTGTGGGTTCGCGTTATTATGGCGCGCATCCGATTTTCCCGATTGAAAAAACGGTTGCCAATATAAATTTGGAACATGTCGGACGTACAGACGACACCGAAGGCGCGCAAGTGAGCGCGGCTGCGGTGACCGGATTCGATTTTTCCGAAGTCGGAACCCTTTTGCAGAAAGCCGGTGAAGCGACCGGTGTGAAAATTTTTAAACACCCGGTCAATAGCGACCGCTTTTTCGGCGCAAGCGATAATCAAGCTTTAGCCGACCAGGGCGTTCCCGCGCATACCGTGAGCGTCGCTTATATTTTCCCCGACTATCACAAAGTCAGCGACCACTGGGATAAAGTGGATTTCGACAACATGGCAAAAATCAATCGCACCATCGCATTTGCCGTGTTGACCATTGCCAACAATCCGCAAGAGCCGAAATGGAACGAAGCCAATCCCAAAGCGGCAAAGTACGTGCAAGCCTGGAAAGCGCGACACGGGAAATGAGAAGGGGAGAAAGGGAGAAGGGGAGAAAGGGAGAAGGGGAGAAGGGGGGGAATTCACTTTGAAAGTTATGAGGCGCAATTAATGAGTGAAAAAATTATCCGGCATCAGGATTTGGATGTTTACAAAAAAGCATTTGAAGCTTTTATGAGGATTTTTGAAATAAGTAAAAAATTCCCAAAAGAAGAAACCTATTCTTTAACCGATCAAATCCGTAGAGCATCACGCTCTGTTTGCGCTAACCTTGCCGAGGCGTGGAGAAAACGAAGATATGAAGCAGCGTTTGTCAGTAAATTGAACGATTCAGAAGCAGAGTCTGCCGAAACACAAACTTGGCTTGAATTTGCTGTGCGCTGTGACTACTTGGAAAGAGCTACAGCCGTTTCTTTATTCAAAGTTTATGACGAGATAATCGCTATTTTAGTCACGATGATTAACAATCCAACCTCTTGGGTTTTACCATCTGGGAGAAAGTAAAACAGTACGATTGTCCCTTTCTCCCCTTCTCCCCTTCTTACTTCTCGTCGCCTGCCAATACCCAGGCTTCGTTAAAGTGCGCGTGTTTGATGGTCTTTCTCGCGGGTTTGCCGTCGCTGTCGTTACCAATATCTTTTTTGTTGAGGTGATAACTGTACGAAGCATGTAGTGAACCGTCGCGGGCTTGAATGATGGATGGGTAATGATAAGCGCCCGCTTCTGCGCCCGGCGCGTCGTATTCGAGATGGCGTTTCCATTTCCAGGTCTTGCCTTCATCATCGGAGATGGCAACTGCGAGGCTATGGCGACCGATTTCCGTGTCGTTATAAATCAACGCCCAATGTCCATTACGCAGAGTGATGATTTCTGCGCCCGCGCCGGGATTGGGAATATCCGAATCTGTGACTTTGCTCCACGTCATACCTTCGTCGGTTGAGGTCGCCTGATGCAGACGTTTTGGCGCGGGACCGTTATCGCGCATCAATGTATAGAGCGACCCGTCGCGTTTTTTGACGATGCTCGGTTGAATGTTGCCAAGTCCGACAAGCGGCGTGCTGGTCTTCCAGGTCGCGCCCCAATCGTCAGTGATTGCCATCAGTGAAAATGAAAAGCCGTCGGAATAGAGCGGCACAATGAGCCG
This is a stretch of genomic DNA from Acidobacteriota bacterium. It encodes these proteins:
- a CDS encoding M28 family peptidase, giving the protein MHVYSRTKTFFAIVIIITLTIAPVAAQQAARQKTKIAPDAQSLMNQISANSLRGHLSFIASDLLEGRGTPSRGLDLAAEYIAAQFRRAGLEPAGDDGYFQTADWNELLKARNPNATPTTEGPTKVRNVIGILRGADPLLKDTYVLITAHYDHLGIRANLEGDKIFNGANDDGSGTVSVIELASAFAAMKTRPKRTLVFMTFFGEERGLVGSRYYGAHPIFPIEKTVANINLEHVGRTDDTEGAQVSAAAVTGFDFSEVGTLLQKAGEATGVKIFKHPVNSDRFFGASDNQALADQGVPAHTVSVAYIFPDYHKVSDHWDKVDFDNMAKINRTIAFAVLTIANNPQEPKWNEANPKAAKYVQAWKARHGK
- a CDS encoding NAD(P)/FAD-dependent oxidoreductase — protein: MTKDVIIIGGGAAGLFCAIEAGKRRRRVLVVEHNPVVGKKILISGGGRCNFTNLYTAPKNYLSANPHFCKSALARYTPQDFIALVEKHRIAYHEKKLGQLFCDGSAQQIINMLLDECRFAGVEIGVGCRVTGVEKSAHSFIIETSQGRVESASLVIASGGLSIPKIGASDFGYRLARQFGLAIQATRPALVPLTFAPQKLEALMNLSGVSVDAIARCNAAEFRENLLLTHRGLSGPAILQISSYWQPGDTIEINLLPELDAESLLLDARTSDLHLVNLLSEHLPRRFAQMWCEQFAPSRAMRTYSNDELTAIAGKLAHWQLTPDGTEGYKKAEVTAGGVDTRMLSSKTMEAREVAGLYFIGEVVDVTGQLGGYNFQWAWASGFAAGQHV
- a CDS encoding surface-adhesin E family protein, with translation MRLIGGGLLFFILVPFVQAQEKTKWQRIATYEDSIVSLDISNVTFSTSFSGRVRFRLELAKSEPVSKGQTLKYRSLIQTIDFICEERKYRVFETLMFDSKGKPLDVEKPAPETQWQSVRAGGIMEQWLVAACRLIAEKKGNS
- a CDS encoding DUF885 family protein, whose amino-acid sequence is MNKPRIRLVFVLLMIAMMVSSSTMMTAKVLAADGKNHKAANPAAPVANDYDTSNSEMRPLIERYADDRSSLNRFYNVQNSEARRAKMTKFYTDWLAEIARQNFDAMSQDGKVDYVLFKNHLEHELRQVDIRVKQFAEIESLIPFGATIMALEDARRRLEPVNGQKTAALFTDLQKQVVEKRKTIDAAIKANKENIPVKKTVANRAAVTLAALRNTLKNWFTFHNGYDPMFTWWVAEPYKQLDKSIEEYAGFLREKVVGVKADDKETIIGDPIGREALMSELEYEMVPYTPEELIAIANKELDWCENEMKKASRELGYGDDWHKALEHVKTLYVEPGKQPELVKQLALEAIDYVEKNDLVTVPPLAKETWRMEMMTPERQLVSPFFLGGEMIQVSYPTNTMAHEAKMMSMRGNNIHFSRATVHHELIPGHHLQGFMRDRYKPYRSIFGTPFWGEGWALYWELILWDRGFAKTPENKIGMLFWRMHRCARIIFSLSFHLEKMTPQECVNLLVKRVGHELDNATAEVRRSFAGEYGPLYQAAYLLGGMQIKSLRKELVETNKLTNRQFHDAILKNNSMPIEMVRASLMNVKLARDYKTNWKFYGENPAGR
- a CDS encoding DUF3857 domain-containing protein, producing MRHRFMFLFSFLLVAPFAFAAKPAAGWKPVTPEDLRLTAKDLGDAEADAAILFREGVLNDDDNQGTSLRLYIRIKIFNDRGRRFADIELPYKKELGKITDVSARTIKPDGTIIEVADRDIFDKLIFKSSTRTERAKVFTLSGVEPGTIIEYRYRQTYPQGFRYFAFDLQSELFIKQLSYTIQTPFMTNADVRWVTFNVKDEKRFHPAWDGAFKINVEDIHPFKREPMMPPELAVKMWGWLYYSTELEQKPEKYWRDYARRMYYRALGETTPSKAIRQVVASITNPTDSPQDKLAKLYKYVQNEIRNLGDKDKADDADPEGAESSEDFKKNDTADDTLKRRYGTPREINRLFVAMARAAGFEARVIELVTRDENLFHQSFTDAFQFNGEAAVIINRDGALQFFDAGTAYCPAGSLAWEKEAVTALLYGDKDWRFVETPVSDGERNNEDRKLRVTPFADGRVEVQVESKVTGLRALELRNELQGLTREEQRKRILSAARDRLPSATINESSVTISDAVKPPSALSEAYHLTLPQAATVTEKRLFLKPALLTRRDENFLPSATRANNLRFHFAWSESEQAVIETPDGYEIEQVPEAIEVDIGAARYQAKFTRAGDHIIYERKLLVNGINFTPKQYAIVKTFFDRVHQSDRALISFKQK
- a CDS encoding four helix bundle protein — its product is MSEKIIRHQDLDVYKKAFEAFMRIFEISKKFPKEETYSLTDQIRRASRSVCANLAEAWRKRRYEAAFVSKLNDSEAESAETQTWLEFAVRCDYLERATAVSLFKVYDEIIAILVTMINNPTSWVLPSGRK